In the Topomyia yanbarensis strain Yona2022 chromosome 3, ASM3024719v1, whole genome shotgun sequence genome, one interval contains:
- the LOC131688023 gene encoding uncharacterized protein LOC131688023, translating into MPGKYSLLLLGLAVFAVINSAVAYSNNSNAIYTWEGGRIEWPCPTTKRLVKAAAKYTPRDLIATRCQRVEGKTVCAFPRYKNIIPITLSQIYATKKGCDVKFEPFPCWSEQEEGNCDALQSVIDIFSVGEFVWVLDSGIIQTLRTPIQRCSPKIVVFQGKTGRKLKTISLDRFVTEKSRLQYLQVECLKGGHCYVYISDPGNNVIIVYDVYEGRGYRIVLPRAVHHGCRIRDVLYIFLIHQKEGTKLYFSYLCGQRLFAIRTEHLRRGHGGNIIDIGEKPNIPIFVGTDAGSGVFFREEGDSDVYYWNTNQCYKKSNFKMVHKSDGGLYATHVFPDFKINRLLVLENDFPSYVKDYAGCGTLHQISILDGTYTCE; encoded by the exons ATGCCGGGTAAATACTCACTGCTGCTGCTTGGATTAGCGGTGTTTGCCGTCATCAATTCAGCAGTAGCATACTCGAACAACTCGAACGCTATATATACCTGGGAAGGGGGTCGCATAGAATGGCCATGCCCAACGACGAAACGTTTAGTAAAGGCAGCTGCGAAGTACACGCCACGAGATCTGATCGCAACCCGGTGTCAGAGAGTGGAAGGCAAAACGGTGTGCGCCTTTCCACGTTACAAGAACATCATCCCAATTACTTTGAGTCAAATTTATGCCACCAAGAAGGGTTGTGATGTAAAATTTGAGCCGTTCCCTTGCTGGAGCGAGCAGGAAGAAGGAAACTGTGACGCCCTCCAGTCAGTTATCGACATTTTCAGTGTAGGTGAATTCGTTTGGGTGTTGGACAGTGGTATCATACAAACTCTCAGAACACCAATTCAACGATGCTCGCCGAAGATTGTAGTTTTTCAAGGAAAAACTGGCAGGAAATTGAAAACAATTAGTCTCGATCGGTTCGTAACGGAGAAGTCAAGGCTACAGTACCTTCAGGTGGAATGTTTGAAAGGGGGTCATTGCTATGTGTACATTAGCGACCCTGGAAATAACGTTATCATTGTATATGACGTATATGAAGGTCGCGGGTACAGAATTGTTCTACCGAGAGCAGTACATCATGGTTGCCGGATCAGAGACGTGCTATATATCTTTCTGATTCACCAAAAAGAAGGGACCAAATTGTACTTTAGTTATCTTTGCGGGCAACGACTGTTCGCCATTCGAACAGAACATCTACGTAGAGGTCATGGAGGCAACATCATAG ATATTGGAGAAAAACCAAACATACCTATCTTTGTTGGAACCGACGCCGGAAGTGGAGTGTTTTTCCGGGAAGAAGGGGACAGTGATGTTTATTATTGGAATACCAACCAATGCTACAAGAAAAGTAACTTCAAGATGGTTCACAAGAGTGATGGCGGTCTGTATGCTACCCATGTGTTCCCAGATTTCAAGATAAACCGTCTGTTGGTCCTAGAAAATGATTTTCCAAGCTATGTTAAGGACTATGCTGGTTGTGGTACACTGCACCAGATTTCTATATTAGATGGGACGTATACGTGCGAATAG